GGCTTTCAACCACGCCACCTCGGCCCGCAACAGAGTGACCTCGCGGCATTGGCTGGCGAAAGTGAACTTCCGGCCGGGGCGATACCAATCCCGGCGCTGCTCCAGCGCGAGGTTGTAGACGAACCGGCACGCCCCCGCGATCTGCGCCATCTGAGCGGCTTGCTCGGACGTCGGATAGAGGCGGAACAGGACGGCTTTCCGTTCGATCATGAGCAGCATCATGACAGTGGCCTATGACCGATGGAAGCGACTTCCGACGTGAGTGCCACCTGTGTTTTTGCGATGCCCGTCAACTTGGTCTTCGTGACCAAGTATCGCCTCCGCGCTTATCTTCAGCCTGAACGCCGGAGCTTGCGACGCTAAATACCGTGCTCACCCCATCCCGGCGGCGGCCAGCATGCCGCTGCCGGAAGCCAGTTCCGCCGCACGGTGTGCGGAGGCGGGGCTCAGCGCCCGGCCCTCCTGCCTGCCGAAGACGATGTAGTGCCGCATCGCCGCCGTCAGGTCGCCGCCGGTCGCCGCCGCCACGTCGGCGTTCGCCGCCAGATAGGCCGACGCATTGAAACCGGTCGTCCGCCCTTCGGTCCGCCCATTGGTCAGGTAATGCAACTCGGCCCGGGTGGTGTCGGTACCGAAGGCGGCGGCAAGGTCGCTGTTGGCGGCCAAATAGGCCGTGGGATTGAAGGTGACCGTCCGCCCCTCCGCCCGGCCGTTGGTGATGTAATGGATCTCGGCGCTCGTCCGGTCGGTGCCGAAGGCGGCGGCGAGGTCGCCGTAGGAGGCGAGATAGGCCAGCGGGTCGAAGCTCACCGTCCGGCCCTCCGCCCGGCCGTTGGTGATGTAATGGATCTCGGCGCTCGTCCGGTCGGTGCCGAAGGCGGCGGCGAGGTCGCCGTAGGAGGCGAGATAGGCCAGCGGATCGAAGCTCACCGCCCGGCCTTCCGCCCGGCCCATGGTGATGTAATGCGCCGCACCGGCATCGCCGTTGGTGCCGAAGGCGTTGGCGAGATCGCCGTAGGAGGCGACGTAGGCCAGCGGATCGAAGGTCACCGTCCGCCCCTCCGCCCGGCCCATGGCGGCGTAATGCGCCGCGCCGGCGGCGGCGTCGGTGCCGAAGGCCGCCGACAGGTCGCCGTAGGAGGCGATGTAGGCCAGCGGCGAAAAGGCCTGCCCGGACGAGGCCGTAGACGTGCCGGTCGCCGGGGTGGTCCCGCTTCCCGATCCGCCTCCACCCGCGCCGGGGCTGGGGATTCCCGGCACCGTCAGTGGGGCGGACCCCATCCGCGCCCAGTCCAGGTCATGGATTCCCAGCCCTGCCGCGGCCCCGCTGCCGAGCCGGAAGTCACCGGCCGCCGGGTTGGCGAACAGCCCCGACG
The DNA window shown above is from Azospirillum sp. TSA2s and carries:
- a CDS encoding right-handed parallel beta-helix repeat-containing protein; the protein is MVKPQDPGTLLAQGAVVARLGTLLALNGASGVTLQGLTFADTTWDGSALTLTNAPANSIAGNRFVDAGTAMTLTGSSGNVIEANRMEHLGAGGIKVAYGSNGNRISANSIDGIGEVLKDVAGIQLYGTSGTLISGNDIRNSPRYGISIKNWDGATVNTDTVVEYNRIYNTMTETADGGAIEMLGRSNVDTRTTIRGNDIRNVGGLATDGSGWLDRQKSFGIYLDDMANGVAVRDNFIQNTGWASVFIHGGDSNSVTNNFATLSNPRERFIRLEWVPSAGTIGLLANNSVTGNVISSATGVDYWEFWTPGSYTVTNNLLQGVRGLTGGDTVSSGLFANPAAGDFRLGSGAAAGLGIHDLDWARMGSAPLTVPGIPSPGAGGGGSGSGTTPATGTSTASSGQAFSPLAYIASYGDLSAAFGTDAAAGAAHYAAMGRAEGRTVTFDPLAYVASYGDLANAFGTNGDAGAAHYITMGRAEGRAVSFDPLAYLASYGDLAAAFGTDRTSAEIHYITNGRAEGRTVSFDPLAYLASYGDLAAAFGTDRTSAEIHYITNGRAEGRTVTFNPTAYLAANSDLAAAFGTDTTRAELHYLTNGRTEGRTTGFNASAYLAANADVAAATGGDLTAAMRHYIVFGRQEGRALSPASAHRAAELASGSGMLAAAGMG